One window from the genome of Rhodobacteraceae bacterium S2214 encodes:
- a CDS encoding magnesium chelatase subunit D, with protein sequence MSLGSESWQNAMLALHVLAQNSGLGGMVVRARSGTVRDAFMTAVNDHFGSVTRLHPLMSDDVLLGGIDLTTTLASGSLVEKSGLLMAGNTFVLTMGERCSFGLAARLGCVLDQDPTKRLIVLDEGATPDETAPANLLERLAFHIDLTEVGISDVSSVSYTLNRTQTSDDDLHQIIAIANQLGVASLRAPAFALKALRATGDLETAAQLTLVHRATQFPQEPDDPPAPEQSAETQQTPTEIPDDLILDAIRAMLPDDLLDRTAAQKARAGQGNGSGAARKSNRRGRPLPARQGRLSDGARIDLVGTLRSAAPWQTIRRQMTGRDRLHIRQSDIHVKRYENRSDRLLIFAVDASGSAAIARLAEAKGAIELLLSQAYARRDHVSLIAFRGTTAELLLPPTRSLVQTKRRLAALPGGGGTPLAAGLQESLMQALHAKQKGLTPTVVMLTDGRANIALDGTANRQQAAQDAQDMAIAVRSHSVESLVIDTGNRPEAVLKHLASTLGAAYLPLPRADAHRLSGAVSAALDV encoded by the coding sequence ATGTCCTTGGGTAGCGAATCATGGCAAAATGCGATGCTTGCGCTGCATGTGTTGGCGCAAAATTCGGGACTAGGCGGCATGGTTGTCCGCGCGCGGTCCGGTACTGTCCGTGATGCTTTCATGACCGCAGTGAATGACCATTTTGGCAGCGTGACCCGTTTACACCCGCTGATGTCGGATGATGTTTTGCTTGGTGGGATTGATCTGACCACGACGCTGGCGTCTGGATCATTGGTCGAAAAATCCGGCCTGTTGATGGCGGGCAATACGTTCGTCCTTACGATGGGGGAACGATGTTCCTTCGGACTAGCGGCCCGTCTTGGATGCGTATTGGATCAAGACCCAACCAAACGGCTGATTGTATTGGACGAAGGCGCGACACCTGACGAAACGGCCCCTGCGAACCTACTAGAACGGCTCGCGTTTCATATTGATCTCACAGAGGTGGGCATCAGCGATGTTTCTAGCGTTTCTTATACGTTGAACCGGACACAAACGTCCGACGACGACCTGCACCAGATCATCGCGATTGCAAATCAGTTGGGGGTCGCGTCGCTGCGTGCGCCTGCATTTGCGCTAAAGGCGCTACGTGCGACTGGTGACCTGGAAACCGCCGCTCAGTTGACGCTCGTTCACCGCGCGACACAGTTCCCGCAAGAACCAGACGATCCCCCCGCGCCAGAACAGTCGGCCGAGACCCAGCAAACCCCAACGGAAATCCCCGACGATTTGATTCTGGACGCTATTCGGGCCATGTTGCCCGACGATTTACTGGATCGGACCGCCGCACAAAAAGCGCGAGCCGGACAAGGCAACGGGAGTGGCGCCGCACGAAAAAGTAACCGCCGCGGTAGACCGTTACCTGCACGTCAGGGGCGGTTGTCGGACGGCGCACGGATCGACCTCGTCGGTACATTACGCAGTGCTGCACCTTGGCAAACGATCAGGCGGCAAATGACAGGGCGTGACCGTCTGCACATTCGTCAGTCAGACATTCACGTCAAACGCTATGAAAACCGCAGTGATCGCTTGTTGATCTTTGCCGTCGATGCATCCGGATCTGCGGCTATCGCACGGCTGGCAGAAGCAAAAGGCGCAATCGAATTGCTGCTGTCGCAGGCCTACGCCCGCCGCGACCACGTCAGTTTGATCGCGTTTCGCGGAACGACCGCAGAATTATTATTGCCGCCAACACGATCGCTTGTGCAAACAAAGCGCAGGTTGGCGGCCTTGCCCGGCGGAGGCGGCACACCGCTTGCGGCCGGTTTGCAGGAAAGCTTGATGCAAGCGCTGCATGCCAAGCAGAAAGGGTTAACCCCCACCGTGGTTATGTTGACGGATGGCCGCGCGAACATCGCTCTTGATGGCACAGCAAACAGACAACAAGCGGCCCAAGATGCGCAAGACATGGCAATTGCTGTGCGGTCTCACAGTGTCGAAAGTCTGGTCATTGATACAGGCAACCGGCCCGAAGCCGTGCTGAAACACCTCGCTTCAACACTTGGTGCGGCGTACTTGCCACTCCCGCGCGCCGATGCACACCGCCTGTCCGGTGCCGTTAGCGCCGCGTTGGACGTCTGA
- a CDS encoding alpha/beta fold hydrolase — MRWPRDASNWPMREFSQHILCKPHRWHVQTAGSGPLILLIHGAGGATQSFRHLSPILATTNTVMAIDLPGQGFTQLGGQGRCGLDAMADDLLRLLHQIDAKPDLIVGHSAGAAIALRLCDLGVRPPHGVVGINAALGNFKGVAGWLFPAMAKFLAATPFTASVFCATTTAASVHKLIKGTGSNIGPEGEAFYLRLAQDTGHVGATLSMMAQWSLDPLLARLPQIDVKTTLIACTKDKAVPPQTSAEAAAHMPNARVLELPNLGHLAHEEDADQITDIILSALQS; from the coding sequence GTGCGCTGGCCACGCGATGCGTCCAACTGGCCCATGCGCGAATTTTCCCAGCATATTCTGTGCAAACCTCATCGCTGGCATGTGCAGACAGCTGGAAGCGGGCCACTTATTCTTTTGATCCACGGCGCTGGTGGAGCCACGCAAAGTTTCCGGCACTTGTCTCCTATTCTTGCGACCACAAACACAGTGATGGCGATCGATCTGCCCGGTCAGGGTTTCACGCAACTGGGTGGACAGGGACGATGCGGACTGGACGCGATGGCCGATGACCTATTGCGGTTACTGCATCAGATCGACGCGAAACCTGACCTTATAGTTGGTCATTCAGCAGGTGCTGCGATTGCGCTACGGCTTTGTGATCTTGGGGTCAGACCACCGCATGGCGTTGTCGGCATCAACGCAGCACTTGGAAATTTTAAAGGCGTGGCGGGATGGCTTTTTCCGGCGATGGCCAAGTTTCTAGCCGCGACGCCTTTTACGGCAAGCGTTTTCTGCGCGACCACGACGGCGGCATCCGTACACAAATTAATCAAAGGAACCGGATCAAACATCGGCCCCGAGGGAGAGGCGTTTTATCTGCGACTAGCCCAAGACACGGGTCATGTGGGCGCAACTTTGTCGATGATGGCGCAGTGGTCGCTTGATCCGCTGCTTGCTCGCCTCCCGCAAATTGATGTGAAAACAACTCTCATCGCTTGCACAAAAGACAAAGCGGTCCCCCCCCAAACTAGCGCGGAAGCAGCCGCGCATATGCCAAACGCGCGAGTTTTGGAATTGCCAAATCTTGGCCATCTTGCCCACGAAGAAGACGCGGATCAAATCACCGACATCATTCTGTCCGCGCTTCAGTCATAA
- a CDS encoding c-type cytochrome, with protein sequence MKTFNIAAAITMLAAPAFADGHAASGDAAAGEEQFNRQCVSCHVVADADGNVLAGRAAKTGPNLYGVAGRVPGTVDGFRYGNSIVELGETTGLGWTEESFVAYVMDPTGYLREALDNNRARGKMSYKVRDETQAVDMYAYLATFAE encoded by the coding sequence ATGAAGACATTTAACATCGCAGCGGCGATCACGATGCTTGCCGCACCTGCATTTGCCGACGGTCACGCTGCATCCGGTGATGCGGCCGCCGGCGAAGAACAGTTCAACCGCCAGTGCGTATCCTGCCACGTGGTTGCAGATGCCGACGGCAACGTTTTGGCCGGCCGTGCCGCCAAAACTGGCCCTAACCTGTACGGTGTTGCGGGCCGCGTCCCTGGCACAGTTGACGGGTTCCGGTATGGCAACTCTATCGTTGAACTTGGCGAAACGACTGGTCTTGGTTGGACTGAAGAAAGCTTCGTCGCATACGTCATGGACCCAACGGGTTACTTGCGTGAAGCGCTCGACAACAACCGTGCGCGTGGGAAAATGTCCTACAAAGTACGTGACGAAACGCAGGCTGTTGATATGTACGCATACCTTGCGACATTCGCTGAATAG
- the hemA gene encoding 5-aminolevulinate synthase produces MDFDTLFNAQLDQLKADGNYRYFAELERQCGKFPRAANHAEDGVRDVTVWCSNDYLGMGQHPKVIAAMCEAVERTGTGAGGTRNISGTNHDHLLLEHELADLHGKESALLFTSGYVSNWAALSTLGSRLDGCVILSDAGNHASMIEGIRHSRAQKVIWKHNDVADLEEKLAALPANCPKIVAFESVYSMDGDIAPIREIVEVAEKYGAMTYLDEVHAVGMYGSRGGGVSERDKIADRITLIEGTLGKAFGVVGGYITGSAPLCDFIRSFASGFIFTTALPPAVAAAARTSIAHLKASNTEREGQRRQVAKLRQALDREGIPHMQNESHIVPVMIGDPVKTRMLSDYLMREWDIYVQPINYPTVPKGTERLRFTPSPLHTDDDIDHLVKALRVLWKQCALAHAVA; encoded by the coding sequence ATGGACTTTGATACGCTTTTCAATGCCCAGCTGGACCAGCTGAAAGCCGACGGCAATTACCGCTATTTCGCGGAGCTGGAACGCCAATGTGGGAAATTCCCTAGGGCTGCCAATCATGCCGAGGATGGCGTGCGTGATGTAACGGTTTGGTGTTCCAACGATTACCTTGGCATGGGCCAACATCCTAAGGTGATTGCTGCAATGTGCGAGGCTGTTGAACGTACAGGTACGGGCGCAGGCGGTACCCGCAATATCAGTGGTACCAACCATGATCACCTGTTGTTGGAACATGAACTGGCTGACCTACATGGCAAGGAAAGCGCGTTGCTGTTCACGTCCGGTTACGTGTCGAACTGGGCCGCGTTATCGACGCTTGGGTCGCGTTTAGACGGATGTGTGATCCTGTCTGATGCTGGCAACCACGCGTCGATGATTGAAGGCATTCGCCATTCCCGCGCCCAGAAAGTCATCTGGAAACATAACGACGTGGCTGATCTGGAAGAAAAACTTGCCGCATTGCCTGCGAATTGCCCAAAGATTGTAGCCTTCGAAAGCGTCTACTCCATGGATGGCGATATTGCCCCGATCCGAGAGATTGTCGAAGTTGCAGAAAAATATGGTGCGATGACCTATCTGGACGAGGTCCACGCCGTAGGCATGTACGGTTCACGCGGCGGCGGTGTATCTGAACGCGACAAGATTGCAGATCGGATCACTCTGATCGAGGGCACGTTAGGCAAGGCGTTTGGTGTTGTTGGCGGCTATATCACAGGGTCGGCGCCCTTGTGCGATTTCATTCGCAGTTTCGCCAGTGGTTTTATTTTCACGACTGCTTTACCGCCTGCAGTAGCAGCTGCTGCGCGTACGTCCATCGCACACCTAAAGGCGTCAAACACCGAACGGGAAGGCCAGCGCCGCCAAGTCGCCAAATTGCGTCAGGCGCTGGACCGCGAAGGTATTCCGCATATGCAGAACGAAAGCCACATCGTGCCTGTGATGATCGGTGATCCTGTGAAAACCCGGATGCTGTCGGACTATCTGATGCGTGAATGGGATATATACGTGCAGCCGATCAACTACCCGACTGTACCTAAAGGAACGGAACGTCTGCGCTTTACGCCATCGCCATTACATACAGATGATGACATTGATCATTTGGTAAAGGCGCTGCGTGTATTGTGGAAACAATGTGCCCTCGCGCATGCGGTGGCTTAA
- a CDS encoding DUF3623 domain-containing protein produces MTQPWIAALFALFIWWFSTGVIMMAVRRADRVDGHVALVIAGVPVLVIGVALVSASLQAQTVVGVYQGFLGALAIWGWIELTFLAGVLTGPRRVGAMSGELGWPRFVNAVSALAYHEVLLLVAAIGLSVVSDGALNQIAIATFLILFLARVCAKLNLFFGVPRINLEFIPARLTHLKTFFKQGPVTLAFPIAITVLTAVLAVCAERLWTAQTDVTQIGFALLTALAALALLEHWLMVIPLPDAKLWRWMLPAPRQDDFGRKTDRHHGL; encoded by the coding sequence ATGACACAGCCTTGGATCGCAGCATTATTTGCCTTGTTCATCTGGTGGTTTTCCACTGGCGTGATCATGATGGCTGTGCGCCGCGCGGACCGCGTTGATGGCCATGTTGCCTTGGTCATAGCGGGCGTGCCGGTGTTGGTAATCGGCGTTGCGTTGGTGAGTGCATCTTTGCAGGCCCAAACCGTTGTTGGCGTCTACCAAGGGTTCCTCGGCGCCCTTGCAATTTGGGGTTGGATCGAGCTGACGTTTTTGGCGGGCGTTCTGACCGGTCCACGCCGCGTTGGTGCGATGTCCGGTGAACTGGGGTGGCCGCGCTTTGTGAACGCTGTGTCGGCGCTGGCCTATCATGAGGTGTTATTGCTGGTCGCGGCGATTGGGCTGAGCGTTGTATCTGATGGCGCATTGAACCAGATCGCGATTGCGACGTTTCTAATCCTGTTTCTGGCCCGTGTTTGCGCCAAGCTGAACCTATTTTTCGGGGTACCCCGCATCAATTTGGAATTCATCCCAGCGCGCCTGACCCACTTGAAAACCTTTTTCAAACAGGGACCTGTGACGTTGGCCTTTCCGATTGCAATCACCGTGCTGACCGCCGTTCTAGCAGTTTGTGCGGAACGGCTTTGGACGGCCCAAACCGATGTGACCCAGATTGGTTTTGCTTTGCTGACTGCATTGGCGGCGCTTGCCTTGCTTGAACACTGGTTGATGGTGATCCCGCTGCCGGATGCAAAACTATGGCGCTGGATGCTGCCGGCCCCACGACAAGATGACTTTGGAAGAAAGACGGATAGACACCATGGACTTTGA
- the acsF gene encoding magnesium-protoporphyrin IX monomethyl ester (oxidative) cyclase, with protein sequence MNIHSSEALTAEDAIAAQEALPPLTNEEATQVAMSNTLLTPRFYTTDFAEMDAIDVTPVRADWDTLIAQMKSDPNRGHFKKNEDWDTVDWDGMEPKLKAEFIDFLISSCTAEFSGCVLYKEMKRRGSNKDITELFQLMARDEARHAGFINDALREAGIAVNLGFLTQAKKYTYFRPKFIYYATYLSEKIGYARYITIYRHLEKHPEMRFHPIFKWFREWCNDEFSHGEAFALLLKTDTSLTESRVNKLWIKFFLTAVFSTMWVRDHQRPEFHKALGVDPKWYGQEVFRKTSDISRQVFPMVLDIDHPRWEKQLNKMQDANVQIAAGKRAGGIGGFVTRMIGSARAGAAFLSLLTIPAIASDVPESPVMAPAY encoded by the coding sequence TACGCTGCTGACGCCGCGGTTCTACACAACCGATTTTGCCGAAATGGACGCGATTGATGTCACGCCAGTTCGCGCGGATTGGGACACCCTGATCGCCCAGATGAAATCAGATCCGAACCGGGGTCATTTCAAGAAAAACGAAGATTGGGACACCGTCGACTGGGACGGGATGGAACCAAAGTTGAAGGCCGAATTCATCGACTTCTTGATCTCAAGCTGTACCGCCGAATTTTCGGGCTGCGTGCTGTACAAGGAAATGAAGCGGCGCGGGTCGAACAAAGATATCACAGAGCTGTTTCAATTGATGGCCCGTGACGAGGCAAGACATGCCGGTTTCATCAATGATGCGTTGCGCGAGGCCGGTATAGCAGTGAATCTTGGATTTTTGACGCAAGCGAAGAAGTACACCTACTTCCGGCCAAAGTTCATCTATTATGCGACTTATCTATCTGAAAAGATTGGATATGCGCGTTACATCACGATCTACCGCCACCTTGAGAAGCATCCGGAAATGCGGTTCCATCCGATTTTCAAATGGTTCCGCGAATGGTGCAACGACGAATTTTCCCACGGGGAAGCGTTTGCCTTGCTGTTGAAAACGGACACTTCGCTGACTGAAAGCCGCGTCAATAAACTGTGGATCAAGTTCTTCCTGACAGCCGTGTTTTCGACGATGTGGGTGCGTGACCACCAGCGGCCAGAATTCCACAAGGCGCTGGGCGTTGATCCCAAATGGTATGGCCAAGAAGTGTTCCGCAAAACATCGGACATTTCACGTCAGGTGTTCCCGATGGTTCTCGATATCGATCACCCGCGTTGGGAAAAGCAGCTGAACAAGATGCAGGACGCAAATGTACAAATCGCAGCAGGCAAACGTGCGGGCGGCATTGGCGGGTTTGTGACGCGGATGATCGGTTCTGCAAGAGCAGGGGCCGCATTCCTGTCGCTGCTGACGATCCCTGCGATTGCGAGTGATGTGCCTGAAAGCCCTGTGATGGCACCTGCCTATTGA